The Diceros bicornis minor isolate mBicDic1 chromosome 37, mDicBic1.mat.cur, whole genome shotgun sequence genome segment ACCTGTGAAGTACAAGTCATCAAAATACCCAAAATATTTGGTGAATCAGCGTCCTGATCACAGCAATAAACcctcctaaaaggaaaaaaagaatgagaaaatatacgGAAATAGGTTCTTAGATATTCTCAAATCTCACTGGGCAGGTATTTGGGCACCTTCTATATTTTCAATGAAGAAATTCATAAATAaagtcacttttctttctttcagtaatTTCTCACTCTTTTTTGTCATTGCTTCTGTCTTGTTCCTCTAGAATGTTCTTCATTTTCCAATGTCTTTATTGCTATTCTACCACGGTAATTATAGAAAATGATCTTCTTGTGGCTAAGTGGTTTTCTCAACCACCTTCCGTGGATGGATAGTGTAAGTCTGTGGGTAATGTAATATTGCTTTACAAATATTCACTGGATTCTCCTGATCTCTAAGGGAGAAGTGATCTTTGCACCCCATATATATGGGCCTGGCCCTGCACTTATTTGCTTTGCTCAATACCGTATGGCTAAAAGTGTCTGTTTACCAATTCCAGGCTGAAGACTTCAGAGACAtcatgtttttttccttcctctgttgCTTCCTCCATCACCATGAGAAGCAAATGATTGAATAGCTCGTCTCTTCCAATCCCTTATTTTTTCTGTGCCTGATTTCTAGCTGTTTCATGGGAAATGGAACCATGGAAAGTCTTAGCTGCTGCCAGGGAACCTAATGAAAACAGAGAgaggtaaagaaagaaaatatatgttgGATTATGTCCTAGGGAACTTTTAATCTTTCACTAGAGCTGCCATTGGGATTTCCTATAAAATCCATCCATCATGGGAGCATGGGAATAATAGTATCTTCAGCGACAGAACATTGCAGAGTAAAGGCAGTGAAAGTATCTGAAAACAAATGATGGCCAGCATGCTGGTTAGTAATAATACCTGTCCTATACTATTTGTGAAAGTGTTTATATCTAGTTATGTGTTTTCCGTAAAATTTATTCTATTTAATATCACAGAAGCTTAATCCATTTACTGTTGAGTTAATATCTGTCTAATGAACCCTGtctcattctttatttttcatacattgtgtatgttttcattttaggCTTGCTCACTTCAAACAATATTTTTCTTCCAGTCCAGATGTAGCATTAAGCATATTTACATTTACTGAAAGAAATGACGTATTTGGATTCATTTTTACCATTGTTTTAGTGCTTTCCAATTATCTACCTTCTCCAAATCCCCCTTCTTCTCTTCGTTATCTTCTTTGGATGgattaattttctcatttcatgCTTCCCTTCTATCATATAAGACAATAAGTACCATGattatatatttgtaaatgatTATGTAAGACATTTTTCTGTGCAATTTATGTATCAATACTAATTTTATTACACCTTTATATTCTCAAACGCTGCAAATATAATAATTTAACTCAGGTCATCACATTGTGGTTGTTGTGTAAGAAACCACCACAAAATTTACTGATTGAAaacaataatataatattattgcTTTGAAATGGCTGGGCTCAAAGGGCTTGCTTTCTTCTGGGGAAATGTCACTAGAGGTGGCAGTTGGATGCTGGTTGGTGGCATCTGAAATGTCTACTGAGCTGAGCGTCCAAGAAGCTTTCCTCACACGTGCGTCTGGGGGTTCAGTGCTGATCCACATGGCCACTCACTGCAGCAGAGAAGTCTGGCTTTTTAAATGTCCTTCAAATTCTCAACTGAGTCTTCAGCACTCAATTCAGCGTTGTGCGTTAGACAGACAATTTTCTCTAGTGTTCCTGGACGTACTGGTGGAATGGGGAGATTATTTCTAGTCAATCCTAACACTGAGTGTATAGTCCTTTATATGCCCTGGCTTCCTCGGGGAGCTTCTAACTGATTGCCATCTGTGGTGAGTCTTGTAGTTTCTATCCTTTTTGCCATGCTACACAAGACCTTGGAACAGAGAGCATTTTGTTCATTTCCTGTGACTAACATTCTTGGTAAAGAGGAAACTCCCTGGTGTTTAATTTTTCTGGGTTTCTGCTTTCATATAGATTTTCACTTCTGGTAAGTATAGCTTTAGATATAGTTAtagatatatttgtgtgtgtatatttgtgtgtgtgtaaatatatggagagagagagagaaaaaaaatataaatgtagataCCTATTTCCCCATCAGTCTGTCTATTCATCTAAATCTGTGGATTGGTCACGTACTAGCCTGCCACACATCCAGACAGTGAATCTATCTCATATCATTTTCACAatattcaaattaaattaaaatttattgtttttcaaactgcaggaatgttattattattatgttttttgtgaggaagatcagccctgagctaacatccatgccaattctcctctttttgctgaggaagaccggctctgagctaacatctattgccatcctcctccttttttttcccccaaagccccagtagatagttgtgtgtcatagttgcacatccttctagttgctgtatgtgggacgcggcctcagcatggccggagaagcagtgcctcggtgcgtgcccaggatccgaacccgggccgccagtggtggagcacgcacacttaaccgctaagccatggagccggcccaggAATGTTATTTTTATGAACTGAATAGCTATTCCTCAGAGAGTCTAACTTACAAGGGCACATGTTCCTAGGTGAATAATCACAAATAATAACTCCTGGTTATCTGATACCAAATTCTGAATGTTTTTTCctgaattacatttttttaaattttttgtttgtaaaaCATCTAAGAAACTGTTATTAAAGTTGAAGTTTTAAGATATTCCTgttattgtaaaaatatttccaaacagataatataatattattctaTCAACTCAATAGTTCCAGattttgtgaagtaattttaaaaacacgTTGATATATTTGTCATAGATTTCATGGAAAATATACATTGTTTTAAGTACCATTACAGTTACTATTTCTGTATCTTATCCTGCTTACTTCTAAGTCCCAGCTTGAGGTGtttcttctagaaaaaaaatttgcttACAAACAGTGGGTTTTCTATGAACTTATTTGAGTTCACTCCCTGAGACAAAAGCCACACTACAAATCCCCTTGAAATATACCCTTTTCCACCTTGGGATTCCTGTGAAGCTGTTGTACTACAATGCCATGAAGATTTATTAGAAATGCTACTTTTTATTGAAAAGAATCTACAAGCCATTACCTTAAGCTTCTAAAGGGGTTTATTGTTTGCCTATGGGGATTTATAAGGTCTTtgttctgaagttttaacaaGTGATTTTACAGCCCCAATCTCTATTTAATCCTTGGTCTGAGGCCCACGCTTGAAGAGACTTTGCTGAGAGAAGCTATTTATTTTGGAACCCAGCACATTCTGACTGcttatattaacatttttttctgtagCATGTCTCAGTCCTCTCATATTCTATCCTAGGCCATGAGAAGACTGGTGGCATTTTCAATCTTCTCTTTGGAAATCTTCTTAGCAAGGTCATTGAGTTCATtagatttcttttagttttttactTATTACCACAGACTTTCTTTCACTGTATGAAAATGGTTCACTTTTCCTCTAGTTTTCAAGGATATATTTGTAACTTCTCTCTAAGCCCTCAGCAACAGTCTTCTTAGGGCTCTTATGTTTCCTCTACCAGTCTCTTTGTGGCCATTTTGTGCTTGGCCTGCCTCCTGATCCTATGACAACATTACATGGTTTCAATATTAGTTTTGGAGACATCCCTCTGCCAAGTACAAAAATATGTTCTAGATATTATTGTTGCATAGCAAGGAAGTCAAAAtcttagtggtttaaaataaaaatactaatccATTTTTCTGATGAAACTGCTGTTTGGGCAGCATTtgatggacagctaatttttgctATACATTGTATCAGTTGGGGCAGCTCAACATGGAGCTAGAGGTCTATGTCCAAGTTGGCTCAACCATGGCAGTGTTGGTACTCATTGCTGATTGGGAGCTCAGCTGTCTGGAGagcttcatttttctccacaGTGGCTTGTCCACAAGCTGCTTGGGCTTCTCACAGCAGGAGGAAGCAAAACAATAGACAAAAGATACTCAACGGccctttttataacctaatcatAGAATGCACATGGAGTCACTTCTGCCATACACTAATGGTAAAGGAGTCATAAATCTTTCTCAACTTCAAAGGAAAGGGGCATAGACATCACTTCTTAACGGAGGAGTGGCAACGTTCTAGTGGAGTTTGTAGAATGGTAGATTTTGCAACATtctttggaaaaggcaatctgtCACAGGTTCTTATATCATTATGTTTTTATATAACAGGAATTATGtcacatttttctctctcaacaGGACTTAAGACAGCACTTAAAATATATACTGTGACTTTAAATAAGAAATACTAGACATTCATTGTAACCAAAGCATATGAAAAtcacatatatgttatataattagtatatttttaatatattgcaaTTCGGAGTTTGTGGTTTTATGCAGTAAtctacatttataaatatttttatgtattatgtaCTTATTCTATACATAAATGtaatatattctttatatatatgtaaaaccatgtatatatttatatctcatatatatataaaagtttatGAGCGTAGATTACATAGATGTATgtagttatatataaaatatatatttacatattagattacatatataaattacatataattaatatataaatataaattttatgtaaatatatgtaaccATTTATTAGCAGAGATTACTTCATAAATGCATGAACTCCAATCTGTGTATCACACAAGTACACTTTCATAAACAATTTTCAGATAATGGAAGCCTAAACCATATAATTTTTCATGGCCTAGAATATAGTATCAATCCCTATGTTGTATGTATTTAGAATGAATTATGTTTAAGACTGATGGGTGAAATCATATATTGGCatactattcttttattttttccaatttacttcaataaaaacaaTGGAGAGAAAGATGATTGGatgtaatattttcttctagcattTCATCTTCAAGCATCTGATATTTCATCAGGAACAAAAAAGTATAATTGTTGGAGCTATGGAACAGCATTTTTTTGCTCCTTGAAGATCTGAACATATGGTGTTTTGCTTTGAGTTGATGTGAGCGAGTTAAATGAATGAGATTTTGTATTTAATTCAGatgttaaaattcagattttaagAACTTTTGACAACAGactattttaatttgattttcttcATTCCTAAACTGACATTTCCTTCATATCAAAATACGTAGGGTGTaggtctttcttttattttactttttaaatacattacCCTAAAAAAAGTTGCAGAGAGATTATGAGtatcttgtcatttgcaacaacacggatggaccttgagggtattatgctaggtgaaataagtcagacagagaaagacaaatgtcatatgatttcacttatatgtggaatctgaaaaaaacaaatgaacaaacaaaataaatgcaaaaccagagagaacagattggtggttactagaggagaAGGAGGTTGGGCGGGTGGACAAAACAGGTGAAGGAGGTCAGTCATATGGTGATAAACGGTAATCAGACTTTTGttggtgatcactttgtagtgtGTACAGACGTCAAATtataatgctgtacacctgaaacctatATAACGTTATATACCAAATTTACCTGAATTAAACCAAGTTCTCTAAGACCATTAGGTCCAACACCTTCAGTTAAccataaaataggtgaaaacttcAGCCATAAGGTACTTCTTGTGAtcaaagataaatttttttcatctgtatagCAGTCAATAGACAGTAGACAGTTATGTATTAGTCATGTATTTTAACATGCGAAaaaattatttggatttttttagcTCTTAATtactatttgaaaaaatatattatctatGTTAATTTATGTGGTGAATTTCATCACgtgagttattttttaattagtgTTATTTGTCTTTCAGACAAAGGCTTTATGATCACAAGAGAAATCCTATTGTAGATTCTGAAAGGAATGTGTGTGTAATCATCATGCAATGGAATTATACAGTCAGATTCCTGtcagaagatggaagaaagtgtATAAAGACAAGATTTCCCCTAAAACGGTTTGATAGAGCCAATTTATCTTCTGACCAGTACTTGGAAAGGAGCCATGGAGAAGCTATTTCATTACAGCTTGTGGAATTCTACATAATGCCAATGATGACATTTAGGTTTGAAGTCTCTGAACGTGCCACTCACGTATCCCTGTATTTAATCCACTGTATATTCTGTGCTGGTTTTCCTTAAATAATGAAGAAACTTTGCTTTACTCTTACTCAATACATGCCACATTTCCTTATCATAACCTTTTTAACAGCCTCTTTGAAGTCTTTGTTTTTTAAGCTGTAGATAACAGGGTTTAGCAATGGGGTGACCACGGTGTAGAAGACAGAAATGatcttgttgatttcaggtgACAGGTGGGTATTGGGCTGAACATACATGGAGATCATGGACCCATAGTAGATAGTGACAACAACCAAATGGGAGCCACATGTGGAAAATGTCTTCATCCGGCCAGAGGCTGAAGGAATTCTCAGTATGGAGGACACAATGAAAATGTAGGACAGAAgtgtaagaaaaaaggaaatgcacAGCACAGCAATTGACAGGATAAATATGACCATCTCTGTGATACAAATGCTGGAACATGAGAGCTGCATGAGGGGAAGGAGGTCACAGAAGAAATGATTGATCTGGTTGGGCCCACAGAAATCCAACTTGGAAATCATCAGCGTTGGCAGAAATCCAGTGCCAACCCCTGTCAACCAGGAGATTGCCACCAACTTGGTGCACATCTCAGGACTCATCAGGAAAGTGTAATGGAGTGGGCTGCAGATGGCCAGATATCGGTCATAGGCCATCATGGCCAGAAGAAAGCACTCAGTAgccccaaagaacacaaaaaagtACAACTGTGTCATACAGGCTGGGAAGGAGATGGATTGGCCCCAGGAAAGCAGGTTGGCTAGGAGAAGGGGCACAATGGTGGACGTATACCAGATCTCCAGAAAGGAGAGGTGTTTAAGGAACATGTACATAGGTGAGCGCAGTTGCTGGTCCTGGCTCACTACCTCAATAATGACAACATTCCCTGTGACCGTCAGGAAGTAGCTGAACAGGAAAATGGCAAAGAGCAGGCTCTGCCACTCAAGAAGATTCTGGAATCCTAGCAACTGAAACTCAGTGACTGTGGATATATTTTGGAGCTCCATTTCCTGTGGAGAGGGGAAACACTTTGGAAAAGAACAGTACACAAggcataaaaatatttctaataattgATGTTTGGAACTTCtgaaaccatttttttaaataatttggatTTTTATGTACAGAATTTTGGAGGAACAAATGCATAAATTCATCTCACTTTTATAAAAATACCTTTTGTTATCACAAGCTGAATGTGGATATTAGATCTTGCAAAGAATATCAGCAAATTTCATTTGTAGGGTTCTCTGAAATCTGGAATAATTCTCAGATACAAAGGCATAGGCAAAAAAGGGCACTGATTGAAACCAAACTCATAAACTGATAATAACaacaaagtttaaaagaaaatcagGCACATGTGGAagtaaatgcttttcttttctcatatgtGAGTTTTGtccaaaaaagaagttagatacaGCATATCTGCTTCAACATCTTGGGAAAATTTGTTCATTCTTCCCTCAAACAATATCTGTAGATaccctggggtgtgtgtgtgtgtgtaaaatcttATGCTGAATTAATCTGTATCTCCATGTATATCCTGTCTTGCCCCATTGGATATCACATTCAGCCACAGTAATCACTCCTTCCTGTACACATTCAACATGTCACCTTTCTTTTGCTTTCATTTAATTCATTGTCAAACTCAGTTTTGGTTAAAGCCAACACCCACCTGCCATACATGAGCTTCCAtaaaataaaggaggtgagagacaaTGCATAATGTTGCCATCTTAAAATTCACAACCAATAAACTCCGGTGTGTCCTTAGCGCTGTGGGACAATCATTCTACACTGCCTTCACCTGTTCACCTTTCCATTCTCCTCAGTGACTATTTCACACGTgttcttctcttttaaaatttccgACACTTCCTTGTCTATCTATACCATCAGTAAAAGACCGATTGTACTGAAAAAAAGTACTGAAATCCTCTAACGGGAATATCAGATGCTCAGGCCACTAA includes the following:
- the LOC131399285 gene encoding olfactory receptor 11L1-like; amino-acid sequence: MELQNISTVTEFQLLGFQNLLEWQSLLFAIFLFSYFLTVTGNVVIIEVVSQDQQLRSPMYMFLKHLSFLEIWYTSTIVPLLLANLLSWGQSISFPACMTQLYFFVFFGATECFLLAMMAYDRYLAICSPLHYTFLMSPEMCTKLVAISWLTGVGTGFLPTLMISKLDFCGPNQINHFFCDLLPLMQLSCSSICITEMVIFILSIAVLCISFFLTLLSYIFIVSSILRIPSASGRMKTFSTCGSHLVVVTIYYGSMISMYVQPNTHLSPEINKIISVFYTVVTPLLNPVIYSLKNKDFKEAVKKVMIRKCGMY